A single region of the Erythrobacter sp. HL-111 genome encodes:
- a CDS encoding proline iminopeptidase-family hydrolase, giving the protein MTRLALRLAAALLPLALLPPAPLAADDGLDWSAPERELRVAVEGGEVWVRVNGDLGAAAEPAIFIHGGPGGTHMTFGNLVSLSDERAVILYDQLDSGKSDRPGDPANWRVDRFVGELEAIRKALGVERWHLVGHSWGAALALEYAAAHPRHTASAVLGGTYISTPHWILGTNLLIRELPDEIGETLAACESPAPPPPTRCREATRAFYAAYNGRADRPAPSDRARAYRQRYGGKGFNEALYNAMWGPSEFRATGSLVDYDATPLLARVDGSRVLFMVGQYDEARLDTVQDFVALTEGSELAVIPGGSHAFPAERPEVTEAVLRDWLARIDRRDGDARREQGQ; this is encoded by the coding sequence ATGACGCGTCTTGCCCTCCGCCTTGCCGCCGCGCTCCTGCCGCTGGCGCTGCTTCCCCCCGCCCCGCTCGCCGCCGACGACGGGCTCGACTGGTCCGCGCCCGAGCGCGAATTGCGCGTCGCGGTCGAAGGGGGCGAGGTCTGGGTGCGGGTGAACGGCGATCTGGGCGCGGCGGCGGAGCCCGCGATCTTCATCCATGGCGGCCCCGGCGGCACGCACATGACCTTCGGCAACCTCGTCAGCCTTTCGGACGAGCGCGCGGTGATCCTCTACGACCAGCTCGACAGCGGCAAGTCCGACCGGCCCGGCGACCCGGCGAACTGGCGGGTCGATCGCTTCGTCGGCGAGCTGGAGGCGATCCGCAAGGCGCTAGGGGTGGAGCGCTGGCACCTCGTCGGGCACAGCTGGGGCGCGGCGCTCGCGCTCGAATACGCCGCCGCCCACCCGCGGCACACCGCCTCCGCCGTGCTCGGCGGGACCTATATCTCGACCCCGCACTGGATCCTGGGCACGAACCTGCTGATCCGCGAACTGCCCGACGAGATCGGGGAGACGCTCGCCGCCTGCGAGAGCCCCGCCCCGCCCCCGCCGACCAGGTGCCGGGAAGCGACGCGGGCCTTCTACGCCGCCTACAACGGCAGGGCGGATCGCCCCGCCCCCAGCGACAGGGCACGCGCCTACCGGCAGCGCTATGGCGGCAAGGGGTTCAACGAGGCGCTCTACAACGCGATGTGGGGGCCGAGCGAGTTCCGGGCCACCGGCTCGCTGGTCGATTACGACGCGACGCCGCTGCTCGCCCGCGTCGACGGGTCGCGGGTGCTTTTCATGGTCGGCCAATACGACGAGGCGCGGCTCGACACGGTGCAGGATTTCGTCGCCCTGACCGAGGGTTCCGAACTCGCGGTGATCCCCGGCGGGTCGCACGCCTTCCCGGCCGAACGACCGGAAGTGACCGAGGCGGTGCTGCGCGACTGGCTCGCCCGGATCGACCGGCGGGACGGCGACGCCAGGCGGGAGCAGGGGCAATGA
- a CDS encoding d(CMP) kinase — translation MIIAVDGPTASGKGTIAKRLAAHFGVPHLDTGLLYRAVGRQVALDGGDPDSEADALAACAFPDALLEDPVLRSEEVGGLASRVSIHTAVRAALFERQRAFATQPGGAVLDGRDIGTVIAPDAEVKLFITASVAERARRRWLEMTAAHIGREDQIPLAEIEKDIVRRDARDINRKDAPLKAASDALVIDTTSFNKDQAFDVVLEAVRERLAQA, via the coding sequence ATGATCATCGCGGTCGACGGACCCACGGCGAGCGGCAAGGGCACGATCGCGAAACGGCTCGCCGCGCATTTCGGCGTGCCGCACCTCGACACCGGCCTCCTCTACCGCGCGGTCGGGCGGCAGGTCGCGCTGGACGGCGGCGATCCCGACAGCGAGGCGGACGCGCTCGCCGCCTGCGCCTTTCCGGACGCGCTGCTGGAGGACCCGGTCCTGCGCTCGGAGGAAGTCGGCGGGCTTGCAAGCCGCGTCTCGATCCACACGGCGGTGCGCGCCGCCCTGTTCGAACGCCAGCGCGCCTTCGCCACGCAGCCGGGCGGCGCGGTGCTCGACGGGCGCGACATCGGCACGGTGATCGCGCCCGATGCGGAGGTGAAACTGTTCATCACCGCCAGCGTGGCCGAGCGCGCGCGCCGCCGCTGGCTCGAGATGACGGCCGCGCATATCGGGCGCGAGGACCAGATCCCGCTCGCCGAGATCGAGAAGGACATCGTCCGCCGCGATGCGCGCGACATCAACCGCAAGGACGCCCCGCTCAAGGCCGCGAGCGATGCGCTGGTGATCGACACCACCAGTTTCAACAAGGACCAGGCCTTCGATGTCGTGCTCGAAGCAGTCAGGGAACGTCTCGCGCAAGCCTAG
- the rpsA gene encoding 30S ribosomal protein S1: protein MATSPHPTRDDFEALLNEQLGGADEGGFEGRVVKGTVTAIEAGMAVIDVGLKSEGRVNLKEFARGEEDHNLSVGDEVEVYVDRVENADGEAMLSRDRARREAAWDKLENEFGEGKRVEGRIFGRVKGGFTVDLDGAVAFLPGSQVDIRPVRDVTPLMDVPQPFQILKMDRRRGNIVVSRRAVLEETRAEQRSELIDKLAEGQVIDGVVKNITDYGAFVDLGGIDGLLHVTDMSYKRVNHPSEVINIGDTVTVQIVRINSETQRISLGMKQLESDPWDGVSAKYPVGMKITGTVTNITEYGAFVELEPGIEGLVHVSEMSWTKKNVHPGKIVSTSQEVEVMILEVDSEKRRISLGLKQAQRNPWEEFAEKHPIGSEVEGEVKNATEFGLFVGLDGDVDGMVHMSDIAWGISGEDALALHRKGEMVKAVVLDVDVDKERISLGMKQLEKGAPSAEGADASALRRGTVVTVTVLEVRDGGLEVQVGEDGATGFIKRSDLGRDRDEQRPDRFQVGSKVDAMVTGFDRSKKPNFSIKARQIAEEKEAVAQFGSSDSGASLGDILGEALKKGE, encoded by the coding sequence ATGGCGACTTCGCCCCATCCCACGCGCGACGATTTCGAAGCGCTCCTCAACGAACAGCTCGGCGGCGCCGACGAAGGCGGTTTCGAAGGCCGCGTCGTCAAGGGCACCGTCACCGCGATCGAGGCCGGCATGGCCGTGATCGATGTCGGCCTCAAGTCCGAAGGCCGCGTCAATCTCAAAGAATTCGCGCGCGGCGAAGAGGACCACAATCTCTCGGTCGGCGACGAGGTCGAAGTCTATGTCGACCGTGTCGAGAACGCCGACGGCGAAGCGATGCTCAGCCGCGACCGCGCCCGCCGCGAAGCCGCGTGGGACAAGCTCGAGAACGAATTCGGCGAAGGCAAGCGTGTCGAAGGCCGCATCTTCGGCCGCGTCAAGGGCGGCTTCACCGTCGATCTCGACGGTGCCGTGGCGTTCCTTCCCGGCTCGCAGGTCGACATCCGTCCCGTGCGCGACGTCACCCCGCTGATGGACGTGCCGCAGCCCTTCCAGATCCTCAAGATGGACCGCCGCCGCGGCAACATCGTCGTCTCGCGCCGCGCCGTGCTCGAGGAAACCCGCGCCGAACAGCGCAGCGAGCTGATCGACAAGCTGGCAGAGGGCCAGGTGATCGACGGCGTGGTCAAGAACATCACCGATTACGGCGCCTTCGTCGACCTGGGCGGCATCGACGGCCTGCTCCACGTCACCGACATGAGCTACAAGCGGGTCAACCACCCGAGCGAGGTCATCAACATCGGTGACACCGTGACGGTCCAGATCGTCCGCATCAACAGCGAAACCCAGCGCATCAGCCTCGGCATGAAGCAGCTCGAAAGCGATCCGTGGGACGGCGTCTCGGCCAAGTACCCGGTCGGCATGAAGATCACCGGGACGGTCACGAACATCACCGAATACGGTGCCTTCGTCGAACTCGAGCCGGGCATCGAGGGGCTCGTCCACGTGTCCGAGATGAGCTGGACCAAGAAGAACGTCCACCCGGGCAAGATCGTCTCCACCTCGCAGGAAGTCGAGGTCATGATCCTCGAGGTCGACAGCGAGAAGCGCCGGATCAGCCTCGGCCTCAAGCAGGCCCAGCGCAATCCGTGGGAAGAATTCGCCGAGAAGCACCCGATCGGCTCCGAAGTCGAGGGCGAAGTCAAGAACGCCACCGAATTCGGCCTGTTCGTGGGCCTCGACGGCGACGTCGACGGCATGGTGCACATGTCCGACATCGCCTGGGGCATCTCGGGCGAGGACGCGCTGGCGCTTCACCGCAAGGGCGAGATGGTCAAGGCGGTCGTGCTCGACGTCGACGTCGACAAGGAGCGCATCAGCCTCGGCATGAAGCAGCTCGAAAAGGGCGCGCCTTCGGCCGAAGGCGCCGATGCGAGCGCGCTGCGCCGCGGCACCGTGGTCACCGTCACCGTGCTGGAGGTCCGCGACGGCGGGCTCGAAGTGCAGGTCGGCGAGGACGGCGCGACCGGCTTCATCAAGCGCAGCGACCTCGGCCGCGACCGCGACGAACAGCGCCCCGACCGCTTCCAGGTCGGCAGCAAGGTCGATGCGATGGTCACCGGCTTCGACCGCTCGAAAAAGCCCAATTTCTCGATCAAGGCGCGCCAGATCGCCGAAGAGAAGGAAGCCGTCGCGCAGTTCGGCTCGTCCGACAGCGGCGCGTCGCTCGGCGACATCCTCGGCGAGGCGCTGAAGAAGGGCGAATAA
- the gloB gene encoding hydroxyacylglutathione hydrolase: protein MLTVHQFPCLADNYGFLLHNSVSGETAAIDTPDAKEYLRQAEAKGWRITHIWNTHWHPDHAGGNAEIVAATGARVIGPGEVERLSPVDEVVGHGDTVSLGEHKANVIDVSGHTNGHIAYHIPEEGLAFVGDAVFALGCGRMFEGEAEQFWASLDRIRRLPTRTTLYCAHEYTAANAKFALHADPDNEALREYAQEIEAKRARGEPTVPTVLARELETNPFLRADDPALAARWGGNAPHETFAALRAAKDAF from the coding sequence ATGCTGACCGTCCACCAGTTCCCGTGCCTCGCCGACAATTACGGCTTCCTGCTGCACAATTCGGTCAGCGGCGAAACCGCCGCGATCGATACGCCCGATGCGAAGGAATACCTCAGGCAGGCCGAGGCGAAGGGGTGGCGCATCACCCACATCTGGAACACCCACTGGCACCCCGACCACGCCGGCGGGAATGCCGAGATCGTCGCGGCGACCGGCGCGCGCGTGATCGGTCCCGGGGAGGTCGAACGGCTCTCCCCCGTCGATGAGGTGGTGGGCCACGGCGACACTGTCTCGCTCGGCGAGCACAAGGCCAACGTCATCGACGTGTCGGGCCACACCAATGGCCACATCGCCTACCACATCCCCGAGGAAGGGCTCGCCTTCGTCGGCGATGCGGTTTTCGCCCTGGGCTGCGGGCGGATGTTCGAAGGCGAGGCCGAGCAGTTCTGGGCCAGCCTCGACCGGATCCGCCGCCTGCCGACCCGGACCACGCTCTATTGCGCGCACGAATACACCGCGGCGAACGCGAAATTCGCGCTCCACGCCGATCCCGACAACGAGGCGCTCAGGGAATATGCTCAGGAGATCGAGGCGAAGCGCGCGCGCGGCGAACCGACCGTGCCGACCGTGCTGGCGCGCGAGCTCGAAACCAATCCCTTCCTGCGCGCCGACGATCCCGCCCTCGCCGCGCGCTGGGGCGGAAACGCGCCGCACGAAACCTTCGCGGCGCTCAGGGCCGCGAAGGATGCGTTCTAG
- a CDS encoding NADPH:quinone oxidoreductase family protein yields MKALRVERLSGDLSGVTLADIPEPGRKPGEVLVRVRAASLNFPDLLMTRGEYQFKPEPPFTSGLECAGEVIEADSGSGFAPGDRVMGGNKTGAFAEIACIPARGLAPVPEGFSFAQGAAMGAAYATAYTGLVELCGVKEGQWVLVHGASGGVGLAACDLAKAMGARVIAATGVEAKREAIAARAKPDHVILASGRFREAVSQITGGALADIVFDPVGGDVFDESTRCVAFGGKLVVVGFTSGRIAEIATNIPLIKGFSIVGLRAGEYARRFPERGAAINAAVRELAEAGRISPAIDRVLPLENWREGFEAMARRELVGKVVFEP; encoded by the coding sequence ATGAAGGCCCTCCGCGTCGAGCGCCTGTCGGGCGACCTGTCGGGCGTCACCCTCGCCGACATTCCCGAACCCGGGCGCAAGCCGGGCGAAGTGCTGGTCCGGGTGCGCGCCGCCTCGCTCAATTTTCCGGACCTGCTGATGACGCGGGGGGAATACCAGTTCAAGCCGGAGCCGCCCTTCACCAGCGGGCTCGAATGCGCGGGCGAGGTGATCGAGGCGGACTCAGGCAGCGGCTTCGCACCGGGCGACCGGGTGATGGGCGGGAACAAGACCGGCGCCTTTGCCGAAATCGCCTGCATCCCCGCGCGCGGGCTGGCGCCGGTGCCCGAGGGATTTTCCTTCGCGCAGGGAGCGGCGATGGGCGCGGCCTATGCGACCGCCTATACCGGGCTCGTCGAATTGTGCGGGGTGAAGGAAGGCCAGTGGGTGCTCGTCCACGGCGCGAGCGGCGGGGTCGGGCTCGCCGCCTGCGACCTCGCGAAGGCAATGGGGGCGCGGGTCATCGCGGCGACCGGGGTGGAGGCGAAGCGGGAGGCCATCGCCGCGCGGGCGAAACCGGACCACGTCATCCTCGCCAGCGGGCGCTTTCGCGAGGCGGTCTCGCAGATCACCGGCGGCGCGCTCGCCGATATCGTGTTCGATCCGGTGGGCGGCGACGTGTTCGACGAATCGACCCGCTGCGTCGCCTTCGGCGGCAAGCTGGTGGTGGTCGGCTTCACCTCCGGACGGATCGCCGAGATCGCCACCAACATCCCGCTCATCAAGGGTTTTTCGATCGTCGGCCTGCGCGCAGGCGAATATGCGCGGCGCTTTCCCGAGCGCGGCGCGGCGATCAATGCGGCGGTGCGCGAGCTGGCCGAAGCGGGGCGGATATCGCCAGCGATCGACCGGGTGCTGCCGCTCGAGAACTGGCGAGAAGGGTTCGAGGCGATGGCGCGGCGGGAGCTTGTCGGGAAAGTGGTGTTCGAGCCCTAG
- a CDS encoding ATPase, with product MPQISQLAEFFSSQVLWTLVFFGITFFLIGRGMVPKVMETVQLRDRQIADDLAAAQAARDAADEQEEAWKAREAENRARAQGLIAEAKAKAAAQTEAKLARAQERLDARLAEAESTIEAARAAALAELEDVATEASQDIVARLTGAKVDKRSARSAVKKALTHA from the coding sequence ATGCCCCAGATATCCCAGCTCGCCGAATTCTTCTCCAGCCAGGTTCTCTGGACGCTGGTGTTCTTCGGCATCACCTTTTTCCTGATCGGGCGCGGCATGGTGCCCAAGGTGATGGAGACGGTGCAGCTGCGCGACCGCCAGATCGCCGACGACCTCGCCGCCGCCCAGGCCGCGCGCGATGCCGCCGACGAGCAGGAGGAGGCATGGAAGGCCCGCGAGGCCGAGAACCGCGCCCGCGCCCAGGGCCTGATCGCCGAAGCCAAGGCGAAAGCCGCCGCACAGACCGAGGCGAAGCTGGCGCGGGCGCAGGAACGGCTCGACGCCCGTCTTGCCGAGGCTGAAAGCACCATCGAAGCCGCGCGGGCAGCCGCGCTGGCCGAACTCGAAGATGTCGCCACCGAGGCGAGCCAGGACATCGTCGCCCGCCTCACCGGGGCGAAGGTCGACAAGCGTTCGGCCCGGTCGGCGGTCAAGAAGGCGCTGACCCATGCGTGA
- a CDS encoding F0F1 ATP synthase subunit C, which produces MDPEAAKLVGAGLAAIGAGMAAIGVGNVFGSFLESALRNPGAADGQQGRLFIGFAAAELLGLLAFVVAMILIFVA; this is translated from the coding sequence ATGGATCCTGAAGCAGCCAAGCTCGTCGGCGCCGGCCTCGCAGCGATCGGTGCCGGCATGGCGGCGATCGGCGTGGGCAACGTCTTCGGTTCGTTCCTCGAAAGCGCGCTGCGCAACCCGGGCGCGGCCGACGGGCAGCAGGGCCGCCTGTTCATCGGCTTTGCCGCGGCGGAACTCCTGGGCCTGCTGGCCTTCGTCGTCGCGATGATCCTGATCTTCGTCGCCTGA
- a CDS encoding F0F1 ATP synthase subunit A, protein MKQFMLEPLFGSESWELAGFNIAFTNSALWMAITVLLLWAFVAGGMKRELVPGRWQMAVESFTGFIDDMLEANVGKAGRKYVPYIFSLFMFILFANLLGLLPIGVFGVHPFTFTSHFTVTGVLAILSFSIVLIVGFWRHGLHFFSLFVPHGTPLWLIWLIPVIELISFLVRPFSLALRLFVAMMAGHVLLKVLSSFVIDSVNAGPVFGGFIGIPSFVLMVAISALEILVAGIQAYVFALLTSLYINDAENLH, encoded by the coding sequence ATGAAGCAGTTCATGCTGGAGCCCCTGTTCGGCTCGGAAAGCTGGGAACTGGCGGGCTTCAACATCGCGTTCACCAATTCGGCCCTGTGGATGGCGATCACCGTCCTGCTCCTGTGGGCCTTCGTCGCGGGCGGCATGAAGCGCGAGCTCGTCCCCGGGCGCTGGCAGATGGCGGTGGAAAGCTTCACCGGCTTCATCGACGACATGCTCGAAGCGAATGTCGGCAAGGCGGGGCGCAAATACGTCCCCTACATCTTCTCGCTGTTCATGTTCATCCTCTTCGCGAACCTGCTCGGCCTGCTGCCGATCGGCGTATTCGGGGTGCATCCCTTCACCTTCACCAGCCACTTCACCGTCACCGGCGTGCTCGCGATCCTGAGCTTCTCGATCGTCCTCATCGTCGGGTTCTGGCGCCATGGCCTGCATTTCTTCTCGCTCTTCGTGCCGCACGGCACGCCGCTGTGGCTGATCTGGCTGATCCCGGTGATCGAACTGATCTCCTTCCTCGTGCGCCCCTTCAGCCTCGCGCTGCGCCTGTTCGTGGCGATGATGGCCGGCCACGTCCTGCTCAAGGTTCTCTCGAGCTTCGTGATCGACAGCGTCAATGCCGGGCCGGTCTTCGGCGGGTTCATCGGCATTCCGAGCTTCGTCCTGATGGTCGCCATCAGCGCGCTCGAAATCCTCGTCGCGGGCATCCAGGCCTATGTCTTCGCGCTGCTCACGTCGCTGTACATCAACGACGCCGAGAACCTTCACTAA